One Globicephala melas chromosome 4, mGloMel1.2, whole genome shotgun sequence genomic window carries:
- the YBEY gene encoding endoribonuclease YbeY isoform X1 yields MGAEAPAAMSLVVRNLQRAVPLRRARLREKVQAVRRALGVQRFDLGVVCVDNRKIQQINRIYRDKNTPTDVLSFPFYESLKAGDTPQPEFPDDYDLGDIFLGVEYIFQHCKENEDYYDVLTVTATHGLCHLLGFTHSTEAEWQKMYQKEKQVLEELSRYTGTRLQPLSRDLF; encoded by the exons ATG GGCGCAGAGGCTCCGGCCGCGATGAGCTTGGTTGTGAGGAACCTGCAGCGGGCGGTGCCCCTGAGGCGGGCGCGGCTCCGCGAGAAGGTGCAGGCGGTGCGGAGAGCCCTGGGGGTGCAGAGGTTCGACCTGGGGGTCGTCTGTGTCGACAACAGAAAGATTCAGCAGATTAATAGAATCTACAGAGACAAAAATACCCCAACAGATgtgctttcctttccattttacgAG AGCCTGAAGGCAGGGGACACTCCGCAGCCTGAGTTCCCAGACGACTATGATTTAGGAGACATCTTCCTGGGGGTGGAGTACATCTTCCAGCACTGCAAAGAGAATGAAGATTACTATGACGTCCTGACT GTGACTGCCACCCACGGGCTCTGTCACCTGCTGGGCTTCACACACAGCACGGAGGCCGAGTGGCAGAAG atgtaccagaaggagaagcagGTTCTCGAGGAGCTGAGCAGGTACACAGGGACCAGGCTTCAGCCCCTGAGCAGGGACCTCTTCTGA
- the YBEY gene encoding endoribonuclease YbeY isoform X2, translating to MSLVVRNLQRAVPLRRARLREKVQAVRRALGVQRFDLGVVCVDNRKIQQINRIYRDKNTPTDVLSFPFYESLKAGDTPQPEFPDDYDLGDIFLGVEYIFQHCKENEDYYDVLTVTATHGLCHLLGFTHSTEAEWQKMYQKEKQVLEELSRYTGTRLQPLSRDLF from the exons ATGAGCTTGGTTGTGAGGAACCTGCAGCGGGCGGTGCCCCTGAGGCGGGCGCGGCTCCGCGAGAAGGTGCAGGCGGTGCGGAGAGCCCTGGGGGTGCAGAGGTTCGACCTGGGGGTCGTCTGTGTCGACAACAGAAAGATTCAGCAGATTAATAGAATCTACAGAGACAAAAATACCCCAACAGATgtgctttcctttccattttacgAG AGCCTGAAGGCAGGGGACACTCCGCAGCCTGAGTTCCCAGACGACTATGATTTAGGAGACATCTTCCTGGGGGTGGAGTACATCTTCCAGCACTGCAAAGAGAATGAAGATTACTATGACGTCCTGACT GTGACTGCCACCCACGGGCTCTGTCACCTGCTGGGCTTCACACACAGCACGGAGGCCGAGTGGCAGAAG atgtaccagaaggagaagcagGTTCTCGAGGAGCTGAGCAGGTACACAGGGACCAGGCTTCAGCCCCTGAGCAGGGACCTCTTCTGA
- the YBEY gene encoding endoribonuclease YbeY isoform X3, producing the protein MGAEAPAAMSLVVRNLQRAVPLRRARLREKVQAVRRALGVQRFDLGVVCVDNRKIQQINRIYRDKNTPTDVLSFPFYESLKAGDTPQPEFPDDYDLGDIFLGVEYIFQHCKENEDYYDVLTMYQKEKQVLEELSRYTGTRLQPLSRDLF; encoded by the exons ATG GGCGCAGAGGCTCCGGCCGCGATGAGCTTGGTTGTGAGGAACCTGCAGCGGGCGGTGCCCCTGAGGCGGGCGCGGCTCCGCGAGAAGGTGCAGGCGGTGCGGAGAGCCCTGGGGGTGCAGAGGTTCGACCTGGGGGTCGTCTGTGTCGACAACAGAAAGATTCAGCAGATTAATAGAATCTACAGAGACAAAAATACCCCAACAGATgtgctttcctttccattttacgAG AGCCTGAAGGCAGGGGACACTCCGCAGCCTGAGTTCCCAGACGACTATGATTTAGGAGACATCTTCCTGGGGGTGGAGTACATCTTCCAGCACTGCAAAGAGAATGAAGATTACTATGACGTCCTGACT atgtaccagaaggagaagcagGTTCTCGAGGAGCTGAGCAGGTACACAGGGACCAGGCTTCAGCCCCTGAGCAGGGACCTCTTCTGA